One stretch of Miscanthus floridulus cultivar M001 chromosome 18, ASM1932011v1, whole genome shotgun sequence DNA includes these proteins:
- the LOC136522262 gene encoding uncharacterized protein, with translation MAPVLLGPPAVRGARPPPSAVADAEAPASHPFLDLLDAGFNAPDDPDAKAAGAGAEPPRKARTENNSATYASSGNPCLDLFFQVVPDTPPDRVRALLAEAWDRDALTALKLVANLRGVRGTGKSDKDGFYAAALWMHERHPRTLACNIPALAEFGYLKDFPELLYRLIHGPDVRKVAKAKADADKARRAMKVRVAKLAERRSRARENYAATVAATTIPSKPTLADYFTATLARTRSKSKRSRKAAAVAPVDTQEEPDQAMEVEQEPEREAMEVEQKPEAPQEAASPPQPQEEAAAKKKAKKKVPKAARLAVNALETYYSDRAYRFLFDCVAEFFADLLASDLKQLAPGGKKKKIGLAAKWCPTPGSSFDRTTLLCEAIARRLFPRDSNPDYADLSEEHYAYSVLHRLRREVLVPLRKVLELPEVYISAQRWSELPYTRVASVAMRRYKSLFKKHDEVRFGKYLEDVEAGKAKIAAGALLPHEIAAAAYRGEADNVSELQWRRMVDDLRKKGSLSNCIAVCDVSGSMNGTPMEVCIALGLLISELSEKPWAGRVITFSERPKIHMIKGKTLKDKLSFVRTMQWGFNTNFQAVFDRILSTAVDARLAREKMIRTVFVFSDMEFDQASANRWETDHEAINRKFRDAGYGDVVPQIVFWNLRDSRSTPVTSTQPGVAMVSGFSKNLVKLFLENDGVVNPEAVMAQPIEGKEYQKLAVFD, from the coding sequence ATGGCCCCCGTGCTCCTCGGCCCTCCCGCCGTCCGCGGGGCGCGCCCACCGCCCTCGGCCGTCGCCGACGCCGAGGCCCCGGCCTCCCACCCCTTCCTCGACCTCCTCGACGCCGGCTTCAACGCGCCCGACGACCCCGACGCCAaggccgcgggcgcgggcgcggagcCGCCGCGCAAGGCGCGCACCGAGAACAACTCCGCCACCTACGCCAGCTCCGGGAACCCCTGCCTGGACCTCTTCTTCCAGGTCGTCCCCGACACGCCGCCCGACCGCGTGCGCGCGCTCCTCGCCGAAGCCTGGGACCGCGACGCGCTCACCGCGCTCAAGCTCGTCGCCAACCTCCGCGGCGTGCGCGGCACGGGCAAGTCCGACAAGGACGGGTTCTACGCCGCCGCGCTCTGGATGCACGAGCGCCACCCGCGCACGCTCGCCTGCAACATCCCCGCGCTCGCCGAGTTCGGCTACCTCAAGGACTTCCCCGAGCTGCTGTACCGCCTCATCCACGGGCCCGATGTCCGCAAGGTCGCCAAGGCCAAGGCGGACGCCGACAAGGCGCGCAGGGCCATGAAGGTTCGCGTCGCGAAGCTGGCTGAGCGCCGGAGTCGTGCCCGCGAGAACTACGCCGCCACCGTAGCCGCCACCACGATCCCAAGCAAGCCCACGCTCGCCGACTACTTCACCGCCACGCTCGCCAGGACCAGGTCCAAGTCCAAGCGAAGCAGAAAAGCGGCGGCCGTGGCCCCGGTGGACACGCAGGAGGAGCCTGAtcaggcgatggaggtggagcagGAACCTGAAcgcgaggcgatggaggtggagcagAAACCCGAGGCGCCTCAGGAGGCGGCCTCGCCACCGCAACCGCAGGAGGAGGCCGCCGCGAAGAAGAAGgccaagaagaaggtgcccaagGCAGCCAGGCTCGCCGTGAACGCGCTGGAGACGTACTACAGCGATCGCGCCTACCGATTCCTGTTCGACTGCGTCGCCGAGTTCTTCGCCGACCTCCTCGCCTCTGACCTCAAGCAGCTCGCCCCcggcggcaagaagaagaagatcggGCTCGCCGCCAAGTGGTGCCCCACGCCAGGCTCGTCGTTCGACCGGACGACACTTCTCTGCGAGGCCATCGCACGCCGCCTCTTCCCGCGCGACTCCAACCCCGACTACGCCGACCTTTCGGAGGAGCACTACGCCTACAGCGTGCTCCATCGTCTCCGCCGCGAGGTGCTGGTGCCGCTGCGCAAGGTCCTCGAGCTCCCCGAGGTGTATATCAGCGCCCAGAGGTGGTCCGAGCTTCCCTACACCCGCGTGGCATCCGTGGCCATGAGGCGCTACAAGTCGCTGTTCAAGAAGCACGACGAGGTGCGCTTCGGCAAGTACCTGGAAGACGTGGAGGCGGGAAAGGCCAAGATCGCGGCGGGCGCGCTCCTGCCCCACGAGATCGCGGCCGCGGCCTACCGCGGCGAGGCTGATAACGTGTCGGAGCTGCAGTGGCGCCGGATGGTGGACGACCTCCGCAAGAAGGGCTCGCTGAGCAACTGCATCGCCGTCTGCGACGTGTCCGGTAGCATGAACGGCACCCCGATGGAGGTGTGCATCGCCCTGGGCTTGCTCATCTCGGAGCTCAGCGAGAAACCGTGGGCGGGCAGGGTGATCACGTTCAGCGAACGTCCGAAAATCCACATGATCAAGGGAAAAACCCTCAAGGACAAGCTGAGCTTCGTTCGAACTATGCAGTGGGGATTCAACACCAACTTCCAGGCGGTGTTTGATCGCATCCTCAGCACAGCGGTGGACGCCCGGCTGGCACGGGAGAAGATGATCAGGACCGTGTTCGTCTTCAGCGACATGGAGTTCGACCAGGCTTCGGCGAACCGGTGGGAGACCGACCACGAGGCCATCAACCGCAAGTTCCGAGACGCTGGGTACGGCGACGTGGTGCCACAGATCGTGTTCTGGAACCTGCGGGACTCGCGCTCCACGCCGGTGACGTCGACGCAGCCAGGGGTTGCGATGGTGAGCGGGTTCTCCAAGAACTTGGTCAAGCTCTTCTTGGAGAACGATGGCGTGGTGAACCCGGAGGCTGTCATGGCCCAACCGATCGAAGGCAAGGAGTACCAGAAGCTAGCCGTGTTCGATTGA